A window of Stutzerimonas stutzeri genomic DNA:
GCGCGGTTCGCGCGTTCAGGCTGTCTCGGGCGAAATTGGTGGTGAGCGCGTCGATATCGTCCTGTGGGACGAGAACCCGGCACAGTTCGTCATCAATGCGATGGCGCCCGCTGAAGTCGCGGCGATTATCGTCGACGAAGATGCGCACGCCATGGATATCGCAGTTGCCGAGGATAATCTGGCTCAGGCGATTGGCCGTGGTGGTCAGAACGTGCGTCTGGCCAGCCAGCTGTCCGGCTGGACGCTGAACGTAATGACCGAAGCGGACATCCAGGCCAAACAGCAGGAAGAAACCGGCGACATTCTGCGCAACTTTGTCGAAGAGCTGGACGTCGATGAGGAGTTGGCTCAGGTGTTGGTGGAAGAGGGCTTTACCTCCCTCGAAGAGATTGCCTATGTCCCCATGGAGGAAATGCTTGGCATCGAAGGCTTCGACGAGGACATCGTCAATGAGCTACGTACGCGGGCCAAAGATCGCCTGCTGACTAAGGCCATCGCTAACGAGGAGAAGCTTGCAGACGCTCAGCCGGCTGAAGATCTGCTGGCACTCGAAGGCATGGATAAAGAACTGGCGGTCGAGTTGGCCGTGCGGGGAGTCATCACCCGCGAAGACCTGGCCGAGCAGTCTATAGACGATCTGCTCGACATAGACGGCATCGATGAAGAGCGTGCCGGCAAGCTGATCATGGCCGCCCGAGCCCATTGGTTCGAGTAAGTAATTAGCGGCCTGAGGAGAGAAATGCATGACGCAAGTCACGGTGAAAGAACTGGCCCAAGTGGTCGCCACACCGGTCGAGCGACTGCTTCAGCAGATGCGTGAGGCAGGACTGTCGCACACCAGCGCCGAGCAAGTAGTGACCGATAACGAGAAACAGGCCCTGTTGGCCCATTTGAAAAGCACCCACGGGGCAAAAGTGGACGAGCCGCGCAAGATTACCTTGCAGCGCAAGACCACTACCAAGCTCAAGGTTGGGGGCAGCAAGACCATCAGCGTCGAAGTGCGTAAGAAGAAGACCTTCGTCAAACGCAGTGCCGAGGAGATCGAGGCCGAACAGCGCCGCGAGCTGGAAGAGCAGCGTGCGGCCGAAGAGGCTGCCCGTCTGAAGGCCGAACAGGAAGCGCGCGAGCGTGCCGACGTAGAAGCTAGCCGTCAGGCAGAGTCGACTAAGCCCCAGGCCGATGCGCCGGCTGCGGCAGCAGCAGAGCCGGTAGTAAGTGCAGAGCCGGCGCCGGCGGCAGTAGAGCCTGTAGCTCCTGCGCCAGAGCGTAAAAAGGAAGAGCCGCGTCGTGTCGAGAAGCCGCGCAGTGATGACGACGAACGTCGTGATCGCAAGCAGGCTCAACATCGCCCTTCCCTGAAGGCAAAAGCACCGCTGTCGCGCACCGCGCGCAGTGGCGAAGACGACGCCGATGGATTCCGTCGCGGCGGGCGTGGCAAATCGAAGCTGAAGAAGCGCAATGCGCATGGCTTCCAGAGCCCGACCGGTCCGATCGTTCGTGAAGTGGCCATTGGCGAAACCATCACGGTTGGCGACTTGGCTCAGCAGATGTCGGTCAAGGCAGCTGAAGTCATCAAGTTCATGTTCAAGATGGGCACTCCGGTGACCATCAACCAGGTTCTTGATCAGGAAACTGCCCAGTTGATCGCAGAAGAGCTTGGCCACAAGGTCAAGCTGGTCAGTGACAACGCCCTAGAAGAACAGTTGGCCGAGCTGTTGAAGTTCGAAGGCGAGGCGATTACACGTGCGCCGGTCGTGACTGTAATGGGTCACGTCGACCACGGTAAGACGTCGTTGCTCGACTATATACGTCGCGCCAAGGTGGCTGCTGGTGAGGCGGGTGGTATTACCCAGCACATCGGTGCCTACCACGTGGAAACCGATCGCGGCATGGTCACCTTCCTCGACACCCCTGGCCACGCGGCGTTTACTGCCATGCGTGCCCGTGGTGCACAAGCGACCGATATCGTGATCCTGGTCGTAGCGGCCGATGATGGCGTAATGCCGCAGACCATCGAGGCAATCCAGCATGCCAAGGCTGCTGGTGTTCCGCTGGTGGTTGCGGTTAACAAGATCGATAAGCCGGGTGCCGATCTGGACCGGATTCGTAGCGAGCTGTCTGTTCACGAAGTGACTTCGGAAGAGTGGGGCGGTGATACGCCGTTCGTCTCGGTATCCGCGAAGATGGGTACCGGTGTCGACGATCTGCTCGAGGCAGTATTGCTGCAGGCCGAGATCCTCGAACTGACGGCTACTCCGTCTGCTCCGGGTCGTGGTGTCGTGGTCGAATCGCGACTGGATAAAGGTCGCGGCCCGGTCGCTACCGTGCTCGTACAGGACGGTACGCTGCGTCAAGGCGACATGGCGCTGGTTGGCTCGAACTACGGCCGTATCCGCGCGATGCTCGACGAGAATGGCAAGCCGATCAAGGAAGCGGGTCCCTCGATTCCGGTCGAGATCCTCGGTCTTGACGGTACGCCGGATGCGGGCGATGAGCTCAGCGTTCTTGCTGATGAGAAGAAGGCGCGTGAAGTGGCCATGTTCCGTCAGGGCAAGTTCCGCGAAGTGAAGCTGGCCCGTGCGCATGCCGGCAAGCTGGAAAACATCTTCGAGAACATGGGCCAGGAAGAGAAGAAGACGCTCAACATCGTCCTCAAATCCGACGTCCGTGGTTCGCTCGAGGCGTTGCAGGGTTCGCTCGGCAGCCTGGGTAATGATGAAGTCCAGGTGCGTGTCATTGGTGGTGGTGTCGGTGGTATCACCGAGAGCGATGCCAACTTGGCGCTGGCGTCCAATGCCGTGCTGTTCGGCTTCAACGTTCGTGCCGACGCCGGTGCGCGCAAGATCGTCGAGCAGGAAGGTCTGGATCTGCGTTACTACAACGTGATCTACGACATCATCGAAGACGTCAAGAAGGCGCTGACCGGCATGCTCGGCAGCGATGTTCGAGAGAACATCCTTGGCATCGCCGAAGTGCGCGACGTGTTCCGTTCGCCGAAGTTCGGCGCTGTGGCGGGCTGCATGGTCATCGAGGGTATGGTGCATCGCAACCGTCCGATTCGTGTCCTGCGCGATGACGTGGTCATTTTCGAAGGTGAGCTGGAATCCCTGCGTCGCTTCAAGGATGACGTTGCGGAAGTCCGTGCCGGCATGGAATGCGGTATCGCGGTGAAGAGTTACAACGACGTCAAGGCTGGCGACAAGATCGAAGTGTTCGAGAAGGTCGAAGTGGCTCGTTCGCTGTAAGCAAGCGTCAATCTGAAAGCTGGAAGCAAGGAGTCGGTGACCGCAGAGATGCGGTGACCGCTTCGAGCTTCCAGCTTTCGGCTTTTAAACGGGTGGAAATTTATGGCCAAAGAATTCAGTCGTACCCAGCGTATCGGCGACCAGATGCAGCGCGAGTTGGCGCTACTCATCCAGCGAGAAATCAAAGATCCGCGGCTGGGCCTGGTTACGATCACCGCTGTCGACGTCAGTCGCGATCTGTCCCATGCAAAGATCTTCATCACGATCATGGGTCAGGATGACGACCAGGAAGCGGTCAAGGGCAATCTACGCATTCTCAACGACGCTGCCGGGTTCCTTCGCATGCAGCTCGGCAAGAGCATGAAGCTGCGCGCTGTTCCGCAACTGCATTTCAACTACGACGCGAGCATTCGTCGCGGTGTCGAGCTGAGCTCGTTGATCGAGCGTGCGGTAGCCGAAGATCGCAAGCACAGCGACGAGCGCGGGGAATAAGCGTGGCACAGGTCAAGCGTATACGCCGTAACGTCAGCGGCATCATCCTGCTCGACAAGCCGCGTGGGTTTACCTCCAATGCTGCGTTGCAGAAAGTTCGCTGGTTGCTGAATGCAGAGAAGGCCGGGCATACCGGAAGTCTCGACCCGCTCGCCACAGGGGTGTTGCCGTTGTGTTTTGGCGAGGCTACCAAGTTCTCGCAGTACCTGCTGGATGCCGACAAGGCTTACGAGACCGTCATGCAGCTGGGTGTCACCACGACCACCGCCGATGCCGAAGGTGAAGTCCTGGAGCGCAAGCCGGTAGAGGTCACCATCGAGCAGCTGGAGGCGCTGTTGCCGCAGTTTCGCGGGAGCATCCTGCAGGTGCCCCCGATGTATTCGGCACTCAAGCGAGACGGCCAGCCGCTATACAAATTGGCACGTGCTGGAGAAGTGGTGGAGCGCGAGCCGCGTTCTGTTAACATTGCGCGCCTGGAGTTGCTCTCGCTCGACGGCGATAAGGCGAGACTGGCTGTTGCATGCAGCAAAGGCACCTATATCCGTACGTTGGTCGAAGACATTGGCCACTTGCTCGGCTGCGGTGCGCATGTCGCCGAGCTACGGCGAACCCAGGCCGGCCCGTTCGACCTGACGCAGACGGTAACGCTCGAAACATTGGAGCAGTTGCACGGCGAGGGTGGTGCCGAAGCTCTGGATGGTCTTCTGCAGCCGGTGGATAGCGGGCTCGAGCATTGGCCTTTATTGCAGCTCTCCGAGCACAGCGCTTATTACTGGCTGCATGGGCAACCGGTGCGGGCGCCTGAAGCACCCAAGTACGGGATGGTTCGTGTACAGGATCACACTGCTCGCTTCATCGGTATTGGTGAAGTGAGCGAAGACGGGCGCATCGCGCCGCGTCGACTGATTCGGTCGGAATGACCGATGCGCTCGCTGCTTCGGCAGTGGCGTTTCAAGGGTGGCTGTCGGCAGGCACGGTCAATCCTTTTATTAACACGGGACATGTCCCGGCCTGTTCACAATAGGAGCCCATCATGGCACTTAGCGTTGAAGAAAAAGCTCAGATCGTTAGCGAGTACCAGCAAGCTGAAGGTGATACCGGTTCGCCGGAAGTGCAGGTTGCCCTGCTGACCACCAACATCAACAAGCTGCAAGGTCACTTCAAAGCCAACGGTAAAGATCACCACTCGCGTCGTGGTTTGATCCGTATGGTTAACCAGCGCCGCAAGCTGCTGGATTACCTGAAGGGCAAGGACACTACTCGTTACAGCACCCTGATCGGTCGTCTGGGTCTGCGTCGCTAAGCGATGCTGGTGCGAAGCTGAATGCCAAAGCTGGAAGTGGGGCTCGCCCTGCTTCCAGCTTTTGCCTTTCAGAGCTACATCTTTGGACAACATCCGGGTTCGATACCCTGCATTGCCCAAGAATTCGAGTAAGGCGCTTCGCGCGAGGCATGGCCCGCGAGGTGTGAGAAACGTTTCCCCCAAGGCAACATAGAGAAGGAACCACCGTGAACCCGGTAATCAAGAAATTTCAATTCGGTCAGTCGACCGTAACCCTCGAAACGGGCCGTATCGCCCGTCAAGCCAGTGGCGCCGTACTGGTCACCGTCGATGACGACGTAGCCGTTCTGGTCGCCGTCACCGGTGCTAAAACTGCTGATCCGAGCAAAGGCTTTTTCCCGCTTTCGGTCCACTACCAGGAAAAAACCTACGCTGCCGGTAAAATTCCAGGCGGTTTCTTCAAGCGTGAAGCGCGTCCTTCCGAGAAGGAAACCCTGACCTCGCGCCTGATCGACCGTCCGATCCGCCCGCTCTTCCCGGAAGGCTTCCAGAACGAAGTCCAGGTCATCTGCACCGTCGTATCGACGAGCAAGAAGACCGATCCGGACATCGCTGCGATGATCGGTACTTCCGCCGCGCTGGCGATTTCCGGCATTCCGTTCAACGGCCCGATCGGCGCTGCCCGTGTCGCTTTCCATCCGGAAACCGGCTACCTGCTGAACCCGACCTACGAACAGCTCAAGGCTTCGAGCCTGGACATGGTCGTTGCCGGTACTAAAGACGCCGTACTGATGGTCGAATCCGAAGCCAAAGAGCTGACCGAAGACCAGATGCTGGGCGCGGTGCTCTTTGCTCACGACGAGTTCCAGGTGGTAGTCCAGGCTGTTGCCGAGTTGGCGGCCGAAGCGGGCAAGCCGGTCTGGGATTGGCAGCCTAAGGCTGAAAACACTCAGCTGCTCAGCGCCATTCGTAGCGAATTCGGCGAGGCCATCTCTCAGGCCTACACCATCACCATCAAGCAGGACCGCTATGCGCGCCTGGGTGAGCTGAAAGACCAGGTCGTTGCCAAGTTCTCCGGTGAAGAAGGCCAACCGTCTGCTGGCGAAGTCAAAGAAGCCTTCGGCGAAATCGAATACCGCACCGTTCGCGAAAACATCGTCAACGGCAAGCCGCGTATCGATGGTCGTGACACCCGCACTGTGCGTGGTCTGAGTATCGAAGTCGGCGTGCTCGACAAGACCCACGGCTCGGCGCTGTTCACCCGTGGTGAAACCCAGGCGCTGGTCATTGCCACGCTCGGTACTGCCCGTGACGCGCAGTTGCTCGACACCCTGGAAGGCGAGAAGAAAGATCCCTTCATGCTGCACTACAACTTCCCACCTTACTCGGTGGGCGAGTGTGGTCGCATGGGTGCGACTGGTCGCCGCGAAATCGGCCACGGGCGTCTGGCCCGTCGTTCGGTTGCTGCCATGCTGCCGAGCGCTGACGAGTTCCCGTAC
This region includes:
- the truB gene encoding tRNA pseudouridine(55) synthase TruB, coding for MAQVKRIRRNVSGIILLDKPRGFTSNAALQKVRWLLNAEKAGHTGSLDPLATGVLPLCFGEATKFSQYLLDADKAYETVMQLGVTTTTADAEGEVLERKPVEVTIEQLEALLPQFRGSILQVPPMYSALKRDGQPLYKLARAGEVVEREPRSVNIARLELLSLDGDKARLAVACSKGTYIRTLVEDIGHLLGCGAHVAELRRTQAGPFDLTQTVTLETLEQLHGEGGAEALDGLLQPVDSGLEHWPLLQLSEHSAYYWLHGQPVRAPEAPKYGMVRVQDHTARFIGIGEVSEDGRIAPRRLIRSE
- the pnp gene encoding polyribonucleotide nucleotidyltransferase — encoded protein: MNPVIKKFQFGQSTVTLETGRIARQASGAVLVTVDDDVAVLVAVTGAKTADPSKGFFPLSVHYQEKTYAAGKIPGGFFKREARPSEKETLTSRLIDRPIRPLFPEGFQNEVQVICTVVSTSKKTDPDIAAMIGTSAALAISGIPFNGPIGAARVAFHPETGYLLNPTYEQLKASSLDMVVAGTKDAVLMVESEAKELTEDQMLGAVLFAHDEFQVVVQAVAELAAEAGKPVWDWQPKAENTQLLSAIRSEFGEAISQAYTITIKQDRYARLGELKDQVVAKFSGEEGQPSAGEVKEAFGEIEYRTVRENIVNGKPRIDGRDTRTVRGLSIEVGVLDKTHGSALFTRGETQALVIATLGTARDAQLLDTLEGEKKDPFMLHYNFPPYSVGECGRMGATGRREIGHGRLARRSVAAMLPSADEFPYTIRVVSEITESNGSSSMASVCGASLALMDAGVPMKAPVAGIAMGLVKEGDKFAVLTDILGDEDHLGDMDFKVAGTAKGVTALQMDIKIQGITEEIMEIALGQALEARQNILGQMNQVIAQSRTELSANAPTMIAMKIDQDKIRDVIGKGGATIRSICEETKASIDIEDDGSIKIFGETKEAAEAARQRVLGITAEAEIGKIYVGKVERIVDFGAFVNILPGKDGLVHISMLSDQRVEKVTDVLKEGQEVKVLVLDVDNRGRIKLSIKDVAAAEASGV
- the infB gene encoding translation initiation factor IF-2; the protein is MTQVTVKELAQVVATPVERLLQQMREAGLSHTSAEQVVTDNEKQALLAHLKSTHGAKVDEPRKITLQRKTTTKLKVGGSKTISVEVRKKKTFVKRSAEEIEAEQRRELEEQRAAEEAARLKAEQEARERADVEASRQAESTKPQADAPAAAAAEPVVSAEPAPAAVEPVAPAPERKKEEPRRVEKPRSDDDERRDRKQAQHRPSLKAKAPLSRTARSGEDDADGFRRGGRGKSKLKKRNAHGFQSPTGPIVREVAIGETITVGDLAQQMSVKAAEVIKFMFKMGTPVTINQVLDQETAQLIAEELGHKVKLVSDNALEEQLAELLKFEGEAITRAPVVTVMGHVDHGKTSLLDYIRRAKVAAGEAGGITQHIGAYHVETDRGMVTFLDTPGHAAFTAMRARGAQATDIVILVVAADDGVMPQTIEAIQHAKAAGVPLVVAVNKIDKPGADLDRIRSELSVHEVTSEEWGGDTPFVSVSAKMGTGVDDLLEAVLLQAEILELTATPSAPGRGVVVESRLDKGRGPVATVLVQDGTLRQGDMALVGSNYGRIRAMLDENGKPIKEAGPSIPVEILGLDGTPDAGDELSVLADEKKAREVAMFRQGKFREVKLARAHAGKLENIFENMGQEEKKTLNIVLKSDVRGSLEALQGSLGSLGNDEVQVRVIGGGVGGITESDANLALASNAVLFGFNVRADAGARKIVEQEGLDLRYYNVIYDIIEDVKKALTGMLGSDVRENILGIAEVRDVFRSPKFGAVAGCMVIEGMVHRNRPIRVLRDDVVIFEGELESLRRFKDDVAEVRAGMECGIAVKSYNDVKAGDKIEVFEKVEVARSL
- the rbfA gene encoding 30S ribosome-binding factor RbfA, with product MAKEFSRTQRIGDQMQRELALLIQREIKDPRLGLVTITAVDVSRDLSHAKIFITIMGQDDDQEAVKGNLRILNDAAGFLRMQLGKSMKLRAVPQLHFNYDASIRRGVELSSLIERAVAEDRKHSDERGE
- the rpsO gene encoding 30S ribosomal protein S15, with amino-acid sequence MALSVEEKAQIVSEYQQAEGDTGSPEVQVALLTTNINKLQGHFKANGKDHHSRRGLIRMVNQRRKLLDYLKGKDTTRYSTLIGRLGLRR